The stretch of DNA AGGTCCTTGATCTTATCGCTGGTGGTCAGGGTGTCTTCCACCACGTCGTGCAGCAGGCCGACGCTGACGCACACCACGTCCAGGCGCATGTCGGCCAGAATGCCGGCCACTTCCAAGGGATGGGTCAGATAAGGCTCGCCGGAAAGGCGGGTCTGCCCCTTGTGCTCTCGGGCCGAGAAGAGATAGGCGCGGCGCAGCAAGTCCAGATCAGCCGACGGCTGATACTTGCGGACCTTCTCTTCCAGTTCCTCGTATCGAATCATCGTTTTTCCTACTCCTGCAAAGGAGAGGTTAACCGGCTATTGTAATGGAAATCGCGGCGGGAACGGATCAGGACACACAAAAAAAGGCGGCGGGCCCATCGGGCCACACCGCCTCCAAGTTCTCGCAAAATCGTTTTCAGGACGTCCCCGCGGTCATCGGCGGACGCCTAGTTTTCGCTGCTTTGTTCACGGCCGCCGAGGGGCGCACGGCGCTTTTGTTCCTCTTCCCGCTGCTGCTGACGCCTGAGCCTCAGGGCTTCCAGAGACAGTTTGCTGGCCTCGCGTTCCCAGCGCTCTTTCTCTTCCTCGTTCTCGGCCAGCTCGGACCGTTCACGATAGAGCAGGTTGAGGTACTCCAGCGCATCGGCATAATCGGGGCGAATCTCGCGGGCGTCCTGAAGAGCCTTGATGCCTTCTTCAACGAAAGAGGTGGCCTGCTGGCGCTCTTCCTCGCTGAGTTCCTCGACGTTGGCGCCCTTCTCGCCGGTCAGGTTATTGGCCTGCTTGTAGGCCACCGTGCCCAACCCATAGAGGGGTTCGGCATTGTCGGTTTCGATCTCGGCGCGCCGTTGGAACCAGTCCTTGGCCTTCTCGTACTCGCCCATGGAATCGTAGAGTCCGGCGATGGAGGCCATGGCGTTGGACTTGGCGTCGGGCCGATCCTCAGGAGCTTCCTCAACCACCTCTTGGAAAGTCTGAATGGCGTTTTCGGCCAGCGCCTGGTTGTCGGGTCGGGGAATGCCGGGGACGTATTGTATGCGGTAGGAATGAGCCAGATAGAGTTTGGCGTCCAGCAGCTCGGGGTCGAGCTCGACCGCTCGCTTGAAATGTTCGACCGCTTCAGGATATTCCTTGGCCGAGTAGGCCGCCACGCCTTCGTTGACGTGGTTGCGCGCCTTCAGACCGTCGATGATGCCGCACCCGCTGGCGCCGAGAAGCAACGCTCCCAGCAGAATGGCTGCGGCGATTCCGATGCTCTTGTTCATTTTATAGCCTCCATAGCCGCCGCTTTATTGGCCGCCCTCTGAGCCGCCGCCTCCACCCGACGTGTCGGCCGAGGTGATCAATCCGATGTCTCCGACCCCGGATCCTTTGGCGATGTCGATGACACGGATGACGTCGCCGAAGGGCAGATCCTCGTCGCCTTGCACGAACATGTTCTTGTTGGAGCGGGCGCTGTAGATTTCGAAGAGCCGGCCGCCCATAGCGTCCAGGGTCACGGGCTCCTGGTTGATGGCGTAGGTGCCGTCGGCGTGGATCTGCAAGACGATGTTGTCGCTCTTGATGATGATGTCTTCGGGCAGATCCTCTTCGGGCTCCTGGGGCGTGCGGGCCTTGAGGTCGTACTTGGTGGTGGGCTGGATGACCATGAAGATGATCAAGAGAACCAGCAGAATATCGATATAGGGCGTGACGTTGATGTCCGATTTGGGCCCGCCACCGGGTCCGCCTGTTGTCATTCCCATAGTTAGTTACCTCCCACCGGCAGCGCTGAGTCGACGCCGCCTTCTGACCGGTCGACCACCATGCCTATTTGTTCGTATCCGGCATCGCGGGCCAGGTTGACCACTTGCACGACTTTTCCGTACGGAGCGGCCACGTCGCCCCTGACGAAGAGGGGCAGTTCAGGCGCGCGGGCCCGGCTCTCGCTCAACTTGTCCACGAAGTCCTCGTTGGGAACCGGATCGCTGTTGATGTAGAGCAGACCGTCGCGCGTCACCGTCACGGTGGTGACGCCTTCAGCGTCGAGCTGAGGCGCTTCCTCGGCGTAACGGGCCTTGGCCTTGTTGATGGGGATGCCTTCCTGGATGAGGGGCGTGGTGATCATGAAGATGATCAAGAGGACCAACATGATGTCGGCCATCGGGGTCACGTTGATTTCGGCGTTGACTCCGGAATGTTTGGAGCTGCCTCCGCCTGAGATTGCCATTGTCGACTTCTCCCTTCGCGTCTAAAGCGGGCGCCGATGCGGGGCGCCCCTTGGCTCTAGTTGGCGGATGCCTGCGTCTGGGCCCTTCGCTTGAGGAAGTAGTCGATCAACTCGGACGAGGAGTTGTCCATCTCCACCACGAACGACTCGATGCGGGAGGTGAAGTAGTTAAACATCCAAACGGCAGGCACAGCCACGAGGAGGCCGATGGCCGTAGCCACCAGAGCTTCCGAAATACCGCCGGCGACGGCCGCGATACCCATGTCCTCGCCCTGGCTCATACCGGCGAAGGCGTTAATGATGCCGATCGTGGTGCCGAAGAGACCCACGAAGGGCGCCGTAGCGCCGATGGTGGCCAAGCCGCCCAAAGAGCGCTTGAAGTCTTCGATGC from Acidobacteriota bacterium encodes:
- a CDS encoding tetratricopeptide repeat protein, with product MNKSIGIAAAILLGALLLGASGCGIIDGLKARNHVNEGVAAYSAKEYPEAVEHFKRAVELDPELLDAKLYLAHSYRIQYVPGIPRPDNQALAENAIQTFQEVVEEAPEDRPDAKSNAMASIAGLYDSMGEYEKAKDWFQRRAEIETDNAEPLYGLGTVAYKQANNLTGEKGANVEELSEEERQQATSFVEEGIKALQDAREIRPDYADALEYLNLLYRERSELAENEEEKERWEREASKLSLEALRLRRQQQREEEQKRRAPLGGREQSSEN
- a CDS encoding biopolymer transporter ExbD, with the translated sequence MGMTTGGPGGGPKSDINVTPYIDILLVLLIIFMVIQPTTKYDLKARTPQEPEEDLPEDIIIKSDNIVLQIHADGTYAINQEPVTLDAMGGRLFEIYSARSNKNMFVQGDEDLPFGDVIRVIDIAKGSGVGDIGLITSADTSGGGGGSEGGQ
- a CDS encoding biopolymer transporter ExbD, which produces MAISGGGSSKHSGVNAEINVTPMADIMLVLLIIFMITTPLIQEGIPINKAKARYAEEAPQLDAEGVTTVTVTRDGLLYINSDPVPNEDFVDKLSESRARAPELPLFVRGDVAAPYGKVVQVVNLARDAGYEQIGMVVDRSEGGVDSALPVGGN